In a genomic window of Schistocerca gregaria isolate iqSchGreg1 unplaced genomic scaffold, iqSchGreg1.2 ptg000174l, whole genome shotgun sequence:
- the LOC126302620 gene encoding uncharacterized protein LOC126302620, whose product MKKKWISRKKSGRALVSPSPDAGFPPLPTRPDVSAAPIPIPSVSNNKRRRASDTGSTDDEAAVSQPVCESDERIPESPMPVSESVPAVSPALPDDVKLAAMPSAQEPQHSVEVLLTSPPPQASQHVDDTSMETAVCRKTAPRTARSASADSKPILPPPTLPIPTHSETGADVPDAVFPLMAPPSDSSRPANPSDALVDVPDLEPPTPPALESGVHQIRRRVKVPPNLHAVRKKHKHAKDDSDSVDSGQSPSAMSDVDDMDVVASSVV is encoded by the exons atgaaaaaaaagtggatcAGTcgtaaaaaaagtggtagagcactg gtgtcaccctcccctgatgcaggttttcctccgctacccactcgcccagacgtatcggctgctcctataccgattccgtctgtttccaacaacaaacgccgtcgtgctagtgataccggtagcactgatgacgaagctgctgtttcgcagccggtttgcgaatctgatgagagaattccagaatctcccatgcctgtttcggaatctgttcccgctgtctctcctgctttgcctgatgacgtcaaacttgctgccatgccgtcggcgcaagagccacaacattcggtcgaggtgttgttgacatccccaccgccacaggcatcacaacatgttgacgacacttcgatggagacggctgtttgtcggaaaaccgctcctagaactgcgcgctccgcatcagcagactccaaacctatcttaccacctcctacacttccaatacctacacattctgaaaccggtgccgatgttcctgatgcagttttccccttgatggctcctccttcggactcctctcgccctgctaatccttcggacgctttggttgacgtgcctgatctcgaaccccccactccgcctgctcttgaatctggtgtgcatcagatacgtcgtcgggtgaaagtgccccccaatctccacgcggtgcggaagaaacataagcatgcgaaggacgactctgattccgttgattctggacaatcaccctctgccatgtctgatgttgatgatatggatgtagttgcttctagtgtggtgtaa